The Deinococcus aquaticus genomic interval AAACTCCGCAAGATGGCGGCCGAGGCTGACGAGATCATCCTGGCGACCGACGATGACCGCGAGGGCGAGAGCATCGCGTGGCACCTGTTTCAGGAACTGAACCCCAAGGTGCCGGTCAAGCGCATGGTGTTTCACGAGATCACCAGGGAAGCCATTCAGGCGGCGATTGCCAGCCCGCGCCAGATCGACACGAACCTCGTGGAGGCGCAGGAGGCCCGCCGCGCCCTGGACCGCCTGTACGGCTATGAGGTCAGCCCGGTCCTGTGGAAGAAGGTTAGGCCGAAGCTCTCGGCGGGCCGCGTGCAGAGCGTGGCGACCCGCATGCTGGTGGAACGCGAACGCGAACGCATGCGCTTTGTCAGTGCGTCGTGGTGGGACCTGCTGATCACCGGGAAGACGGCGGACGAGCAGACCTTCCCGGCCCGCCTGACCGACGTGGCTGGCCCGGATAAGACGGTGCAGAAGCTGGCGCTGGGCCGTGACTTCGACCCGCTGACCGGGCGGCTGAAAGCGGGTGTGACCGCCCGCCTGCTGACCGAGGCCGAGGCCCGCGCCCTGGCCGACGGCCTGACCGGGCAGCCGCTGACGGTCACGAGTGCCGAGGAAAAACCCTTCACGCAGCGGCCCTACCCGCCGTTCATCACGTCCACGTTGCAGCAGGAGGGAAGCCGCAAGCTGGGCTTCGCCGCCACGCGCACCATGCGCGCCGCGCAGCGCCTGTACGAGCAGGGCTACATCACGTACATGCGCACCGACAGCACCAACCTGAGCACCGAGGCGGTCACTGCCGCCCGCACGCAGGTCACGCAGATGTACGGCCCCAGTTACCTGTCGCCGCAGCCGCGCGTGTACGCCAAGAAAGCCAAGAACGCCCAGGAGGCTCACGAGGCGATTCGCCCGGCCGGGAGTGCCTTCCGCACGCCCGACAGCCTGCGCAGCGAACTGAGCGGCGACGAGTGGCGCCTGTACGACCTGATCTGGAAACGCACCGTCGCCTGCCAGATGGCCGACGCGCGGGGCCGCGGCCTGCGCGTACGCCTGGGCGGACAGACGAAGGCTGGTGAGGAGGTCGGCCTGAGCGCCTCGGGCCGCACCATCGACTTCCCCGGCTTCCTGCGCGCCTACGTGGAAGGCAGTGACGACCCGGGCGCCGCCCTGGAAGACCGCGAGACGCCCCTGCCGCCCCTGAAGGAAGGCGAGCGCGTCACCGCCGGGAGCGTCAAGCCCGAGGGTCACGACACGCAGCCCCCCGCCCGCTACACCGAGGCGTCACTGGTGCAGTCCCTGGAAGGCGCGGGCATCGGCCGCCCCAGCACGTACGCCAGCATCCTGGGCACCATTCAGGACCGTGGGTACGCCACCAAGAAAGGGCAGGCGCTGGTGCCGTCCTGGACGGCCTTCGCCACCAGCGCCCTGCTGGAACACCACTTCGCCTCGCTGGTGGACTACGACTTCACCGCCAAGATGGAAGAGGACCTCGACGACATCGCGGGCGGCCGTGCCCAGCGGGTGCCGTACCTGCGGCGCTTCTACCTGGGCGATCACGGCGAGGGCATGGCCCTGCGGCCCCTGATCGACCGGCAGATGGGCGAGATCGACGCGCGCAGCATCGCCACCATCAGCGTTCCCCGCCTGGAAGGCACCGGTATCGAGGTCCGCGTGGGCCGCTACGGCCCGTACATGGAACGCGCCGAGCAGAAAGCCAACCTGCCCGAGGACATGGCCCCCGACGAACTGACCGCCGAGAAGGCCGAGGAGATCATGGCCCGCCCCAGCGGCGACCGCCCCCTGGGCGTGGACCCCGAGACCGGGCACCCCGTCGTGGCCCGCGCCGGACGCTACGGCCCGTACGTGACGCTGGGCGACACGAACCCCCCGGTACGCAGCGCCAGCCTGTTCCCCACTGACGACCTGGGCACCCTGAGCCTGGAGCGCGCCCTGAAACTCCTGAGCCTGCCCCGACTGGTCGGCACGAGTGGCGGCGAGGAAGTCTGGGCGCTGAACGGCAAGTACGGCCCGTACCTCAAGCGCGGCACCGACAGCCGCAGCCTGACCGGCCACGAGCAACTGTTCGAGGTGGGCATCCAGGAGGCCGAGGCGCTGTTTCTGCAACCCCGCTTCGGGAAGGGCCGCGTGGCCGCCCCGCCCCTCCAGACCTTCGAGATCGAGGGCCGCGCGCCGATCCTGCTGAAATCCGGCCGTTTCGGACCGTACCTGACCGACGGGGAACGCAACGCCACCCTGCGCAAGGGCGAGGACGAGGGCACCCTGAGCGCCGAACGCGCCCTGGAAATCCTGGAGGAACGCGGCAAGGAACCCAAGAAGAAACCCGGCAAGGCCGGCGGCACGAAAAAAGCCGCCGCGAAGGCCCCAGCCAGCAAGGGCGCAGCCAGCAAAGCCCCGGCCAAGGCAGGCGCGAAGAAACCGGCCACCACGACAGCAGCTGTCAAGAAACCGGCCGCCAAGGCTGCGCCCGCCAAGGCGACCTTCACCTGGGCGCAACTCAAACCGCACCTGGGTGTCCTGAGTGCCCAGGAGCAGCAACTGGTGACCGCCACCCGCGAACAGGGCCGCAAGGTCGACGACGTGGCCCCCGAACTGGGCCTGGACGTCAAGAAGGCCAAGGGCATGGCGTTGCAGGCCAGCAAGAAACTGAACCAGGCGGCGCGCGGAGAGTAACGTGCCGACCCGCGCCCGCCCCGACACCCCCCAGGCCCTGCACCTGCCCCGGCTGGCGCAGGGCACGCCCGGCGAGTGGGTGCGGCTGCCCGGCGGGAACGTGCAGGTCGTGACCCTGACCGGCACGCTGACCGGCCCGGCCACGCCCGGCTGGCTGGTGTGCCTGACCGGCGAGGCGGTCGTGGACCTGCCCCTGAGTAACTTCGTGCGCCTGCGGGCCGGCGAGGGCTACCACGTGACCCCGGAGCAGCCCTGGACGGCCTTCGGGACCCGCGACGGCACCACGCTGCTCCTGAGCGCCGGAGAGCCCGCGTGAAACGGATTCCGTTTGTTTCGCTGACAATCCGGAACTTCACCGGATTGTCAGCTCCACGTCCGGAACCCGTTTCTCTCCCACTCGCATCCGCTCGGATTGAATGGTCTTTGCAGCCCATTCAATCGGAGGCCGTATGACCCGCCCGGCCCCGCACACCCGCGCCGAGTACCCGTACCACCACCCCACCCCGACCCGCTGGGCGGACAACGACGTGTACGGGCACGTGAACAACGTGACGTACTACGCGTACTTCGATACGGCCGTGAACGCCTACCTCGCCGCTCGGGGTGCGCTGGATATTCACGCGGGCGCGGTGATCGGGCTGGTCGTGGAGAGCGGCTGCGCGTACTTCGCGCCCGCCGCGTTCCCCGAATCCCTCAGCGTGGGCCTGCGCGTGGGCCGCCTGGGCAGCAGCAGCGTCCGTTACGAACTGGCCGTGTTCCGCGAAGGGCACGACACCGCGTGTGCGCAGGGGCATTTCGTGCACGTGTACGTTGACCGGGACACCCGCCGCCCCGCCCCCCTGCCCCCCGCCCTGCGCGCCGCGCTGGAAGCCCTGCAACCCGGCTGACTGTCGCCTGTCTGCTGGAAGGTATGTGCCCCGCAGCTTCCGTGCGGGGCGCGTGTTTCTCAGTAGCTGAGGTTCAGCGTTTCTTTTTCGCGGCCTTCGCCGCTTCCTTCGCGGCTTTCTGCTCGGCCTTCTGGCGCTCCTGCATCTCTCGGCCCATGTCCTCAAGCAGTTGCGCGCCCTGGGCGTCCACGCTGCGCTGCAATTCCAGCAGGGTCGTGGCGACCATGTTATGCAGCACCCGCTCGATGGGCGTCTTGATCCACCGGTACATCACGCGGGCGTTCAGGGTCAGGGTCACCTCGGTCCCGCCGGGCATGGGTTTGAAGGTCCAGCCCTGCGTGAGTTTCTCCAGTGGTCCCACGTTCCGCACGCTCTCCCAGCCGCCCCGCTGCGGCGCCTGCAACTGCCCGTACTTCGCGGTGAAGCTCAGGCCCAGCAGGCGGCGCGTGAACTTGAAGCGCACCAGCGCGTTGTTCGCCAGCCGGGCATTCTCGCCCTCATAATCGGCTTTCGCGAGGTTAGGGTCCCACTTGACGCGCCGCCTGGGTTCCAGCGCCAGCCGGTACAGCACGTCCGGACGGGCCCTGACCACGATGGTCTGCTTGATGCTGATGGACTCGGACATAGTAACCGTCACTGTAGCGCGAAGCTGCCCGCACCCGCGCAGGGGCGGTCAGTCAAGGAACGCCCGCGCCGGCAGGTGCGTCACGCGCAGGTTGAAGCGCTCGGCGTACTTCACGCCTGCCAGCCGCCCCACGCCCGCGCGGCCCTCCAGGAACTGCTCTTTCGTCCACTGCCAGCGGTAGAAGTCGTGGTAGTACTCCATCACGCGCCCCGCCACGTCGATGGTGTCCGTGACGTCCACACTGAAATCCGGGTACGGACTGGCCGGCGCGTGGTACTGGTAGAAGCGCACCGGTTCCCGCCAAGCGTCCAGGCGGCGCACGTCCTCGCCACTCTCGATGGCGTCGTCGCCGCTCAGGTCCGGCGCGGGCGGCATGGCAGCCCCGCCGCCCACCTCGTTCACGATCTTCGGAATGCGGGCCAGCGTGATCGCGTCGAAGGCGATCTTCGCGGTCATGCGGTGATCCGGGTGCGGGTGGTCGTCACTCCAGGTGATCACAGCGTTCGGCCGGAAGCGCGCGTACAGCCGCGCCAGTTGCAACGCCTCGCCGCGCCCGCCTGTCATGCGGCTGTCCCCCATATCGAAGAAGTGATGCTGCGCCCCGATCTGCGCCGCCACCCACGCGCCGTGCTCGCGGCGCACCCGCGTGACCTCCGCGTGCGGCGCGTCCCCGAACTGACTGGCCAGTTCCCCCAGCGTCGTCCAGACCAGCATGACCTCGTCGCCACGCGCCGCGTGCTTCGCCAGGGTCCCCATGCACCCGATCTCGTCGTCCGGGTGCGCAAACACAGCCATGATTCGCATGCGCCCCAGCATACGCGCTGCGGTTTCCGACCGGCGCCGCACTGGCCTTCAGCGCAGGAAGCGGATGCTCAGCGGGTACCGGTACGGCTGCCCCGCACTGACCCGCACGACCGCCACGATCATGAACACGAACGGCACCAACCCCAGCACCGCCATGACCGGCAGGAAGAACAGGAAGAACGCCCCGAACGTCCCCAGGAACGCCAGCGCCCCCAGGTCCGGCGTGCCTGCCGCCGCCCCACCGATCAGCCCCGCGCTGAACAGCACGAACGCCAGCACCCCCACCACCAGCCCGTACAGCCAGAAACTCAGCTGAAAATTCAGGGCTTCCTTCCCCTGCTCATCCAGCGCGCCGCTGCGGTCCCGGAACGCCAGCCACGCCACCAGCGGCCCCAGCACGTTCCCCAGCGTCGGCAGAACAAAACCCGCCAGCGGCGACAGGTGCGTGATGATCGCCGGAGTACGGTCGGATTCCGGAATGACAGGTAGCGGACGGCTCATGCTTGACAGTACGCCCCGCGCCTCCCTACAGTTCCCGCACGATGACCCGCCCCCGCCCTGCCCCCCGCAAGTCCCCCGCCCAGAAAGCGCAGGACGCCGCGCGCGACCGCCAGCCCCTCCCGGCCGGCATTCAACCCGCGCAACCCGTGATTGGCGACCACGTCGAACTGTACAGCGACGGCGCCTGCGACACGCAGGCCGGACACGGCGGCTGGGCCACCATCCTCAACTGCAAAGGCAAGGAACTCGTCCTCAGCGGCCACGAGGAAGGCACCACCAACAACCGCATGGAACTGCGCGGCCTGCTTGAGGGCCTGAACGTCCTCAAACGCCCCTGCCACGTCACCGTCATCACCGACAGCCAGTACCTCCGCAAGGCCTTCACCGACGGCTGGATCCTGAACTGGCAACGCAACGGCTGGAAAACCGCCGCCAAAGACCCCGTGAAAAACCAGGACCTCTGGGAAGAACTGATCGCGCACGCCCGCACCCACGCCCTGACCTTCGTCTGGGTCAAAGGCCACGCCGGCCACGGCGAGAACGAACGCGTCGACGAACTCGCCGTGCAGGAACGCAAGAAACTGCGGCAGAAGTAGCTCAGCGCGTGAGCGTGCAGCGGGAGCGGCGCAGCATGTCCAGCATGGTAGAGGAGCGGGACGCGGGGGTGCATCGGCCAGTGTGCGGATTCGCGGCGGTGGGCGCTGGCCTAGGCTGGGCGTATGACCCTGCCGCCTGCTGACCCGCTGCCCGACCCGCCCGTCCTGTCGGATGCGGCGCGCTGGCGGACGTTCCTGTGGCTGTGGGGTTCGCAGGCGCTGAGTGTGCTGGGGGGCGGCCTGAGTGCGTTTGCCATGAACATCTACCTGACGCAGTCGCGTTTTCCGCTGGAGGGGCAGAAGCCGGAACTGGCGGCGGCGCTGGCCCTGACCGGGCTGGGGTGGGGCGCGGCGGCGATTCTGGGAGCTCCGCTGGCGGGGGCGCTGGCGGACCGCTGGAACCGGCGGCGCATGATGATCACCTGCGACCTGCTGGGGGCGCTGCTGCTGGCTCTGGGCGTGCTGATGGTCACGCTGGGCACGCCGCCCGTGTGGCTGCTGACGCTGTTCACGGCCGCGCTGGGTCTGGTGGGTACGTTTCACGGGTCGGCGTTCGACACGAGTTACTCGTCGCTGGTCACGCGCGACCGTCTGCCGCGCGCGAACGGCCTGATGCAGACCCTCTGGAGCCTATCGGGGCTACTGAGTCCGGCGCTGGCGGCGCTGCTGATCGGACTGCCGGCCCTGGCGCGGCAGGGGGAGGCGCCGGGCGTGCTGGGGGGAGCGCTGGCGGGCCTGCCGGACGGCGTGCCGCTGGCGCTGGGGATCGACGCGGCGTCGTTCCTGCTGGCGGCGGCCGTGGTGTCGCGCCTGCACTGGCCGCAACCGCCGCGCCGGGACGGGGGGCGCGGCCGGCCCTCGCTGGCACAGGACATGCGCTTCGGGTGGACGTTCATCGGGCGGCGGCCCGCGCTGCTGCACCTGCTGCTGACCTTCGCGGGCGTGAACCTGCTGACCAGCGGCGTGGGCGTCCTGCACCCCTTGCTGGTGCGGTTCACGCTGGGCACCCCGGCTGACGGGGCCGGCGCGGCCCTGGCGACCGTCTGGACTGCCCTGAGTGCCGGGGGTCTGCTGGGCGGGCTGCTCGTCAGCGTGACGGGCGGCCTGAAGCGGCGGCGGGTGCTGGGCGTGCTGGTGCCCATGATCGCCGCCGGAACCGCGCACGCCCTGAGCGGCGTGGCGGGTAGTCTGCCCCTGACGGCCGCGTGCGTGCTGGCCTTCGGGGTGATGACGCCGATCATGAACGCGCACTCGCAGAGCATCTGGCAGGCGCAGGTCGCGCCGGAACTGCAGGGCCGGGTATTCAGCGTGCGCCGCCTGATCGCGCAGTTCACCGCGCCGCTCAGTACCGCGCTGGCCGGGCTGCTCGCCGCGCGGGTGGGGGCCGGGTCGATCCTGCTGTGGTCCGGAGTGTTGATGGCCGTCCTGGCGACCGCGCAACTCCTGAATCCCCACCTGCGCCGCGTGGAGGATCCGCTGCCCGAAGCGCCGCCGCTCACGGCGTGAATCCGGCAGTAGTGGGGGGACGCCACCGGTCGGCGTCCCCCCTTCATGTGTCGTGCTTCAGCCCTGCCGGTCGAGCCAGCCGGCCAGCCACGGCAGTTTCGTCTGCACCTTCTCGCGTAGGCCGCTCCAGTACCGGTGGGACCAGCCTTCGAGGTTGCGCTGCTTGCCGCGCGCGACGGCCAGGGCTCCCTCGGGCACGTCGTCGTGGACGGTGCTGCCGCCCGCGATGAAGGCGGCGTCGCCGATCACGCGGGGCGCGACGATGGTGCTGTTACTGCCGATGAACACGCCGGCCCCGATGCGGCTGGGGTGTTTGTTCACGCCGTCGAAGTTCGCGATGATGGTCCCGGCCCCGACGTTCGTCTCGTCGCCGATGCTCACGTCGCCCAGGTACGCGAGGTGCCCGGCCTTCACGCCCTGCGCGAGACGGGCGTTCTTGGTTTCCACGAAGTTCCCGATGTGCACCGCCTCGCCCAGCACGGTGCCGGGGCGCAGGCGCGCGAACGGCCCCACGTCACTGCGGGCGCCCACCTGCGCGCCTTCCAGCACGCTGTGTGGCTTCACGATCACACCCTCGCCCAGCACGCTGTCCGTGATGACCGAGTACGCGCCGATCTCGGCACCGTCGGCGACGCGCGTGGCGCCGCGCAGGATCACGCCGGGCTCCAGGGTCACGTCGCGGCCCAGCACGACCGTGTCCTCGATGTACACCGTTTCCGGCATGTGGATGGTCACCCCGGCCCGCATGTGCGCCAGCGTGATGCGCGCCCGGATGATGTTCTCCGCCTCGGCCAGCCCCGTGCGGTCGTTGGCGCCCATGACCTCGTCCGGGTCGTTCAGGCGGAACGCGTGCGCCTCGGCCCCCTCGGCGCGGTACAGGCCCAGCAGGTCCGTCAGGTAGTACTCGCCGCTGGCGTTCTCGTTCGTGATGCGGTGGGCCAGGTCGTTCGCGCGGGCGTCCATCAGGTACACGCCGCTGTTGAATTCTCCCACGGCGCGTTCCTCGGGCGTGGCGTCCTTCTGCTCCACGATGCGTTCCACGTTCCCCTGCGCGTCCCGGATGATCCGGCCGTACCCGGTCGCGTCCGGCAGCACGCCGGTCAGGACCGTGAACGCCCCGCCCCGCGCGCGGTGGTCGGCCAGCAGGTCCCGCAGCGTCTCGGTGCGCAGCAGCGGCGTGTCGCCGTACAGAACCAGCACGTCCGCCTCCCGGTGGTCCTCCAGGGCGTCCATGCCGGCAAGGAAGGCGTTCCCGGTGCCCAGCTGCTGCTCCTGCCGCGCGAACACCACGCCGGTCCCCGCCAGGGCCGCCTCGACCGCCCCGGCCCCGTGCCCGGTCACGACAACCACGCTGCGCGCGCCCAGCTCCTGCGCGGCTTTCACGGCCCACGCGACCATCGGGCGGCCCGCCACCGGGTGCAGCACCTTGGGCAGCGAGGATTTCATGCGCGTGCCCTGACCGGCGGCCAGGATCACCACGTCCAGCGGACGGTTCGTATCAGTCATACCGCCCAGAAGTGTACCAGCGCACCCACACTGCTCGCTGTCAGGGCGCCGGGCCGCCCGGAACGGCAGCGGGGCCGCCACGCGTTGAACGTGGCGGCCCCGGCAGGTGCGTGAATCAGGAAGGCTTGAGGGTCGTGTCGGTGGGGGCGGCGGCGGGCACACCCTGGCGGCGCAGGCGCACCAGGAAGTAGATGCTCGCCAGGATCAGCGGAATGCTGATCACGTGAGTGTCCGTGAACAGGCCGATCCCGGGGGCGTCCAGACCCTGGTTCAGGTACGCCTTGGGCGACAGGGGGTTCAGGCGGAAGGTTTCCTCCCAGCCGGCGCGCAGGATGGAGTACCACAGCCAGAACTGCCAGAACGCCCAGCCGGGAATGCGGCTGCGCAGCCAGAAGTAAGACGCGACCGACAGGATCACGCCGATGATCACGCCGTACATCTGCGCGAAGTGAACGGGGGCGGTCATGACGATCTGCCCGCCGATCTGCTGGCAGTACTGCGAGAGGTCCAGGTCCGGGTTGGGGTTCTTGATGCACATGCCCTCGTGAAATGCGCGGGCGCTGTCGGGCCAGCGGTACCCGACGGCCCAGCCGGTCACGCGGCCCACGGTGTCCGTGCCGTTCATGATGTTCCCGATGCGCCCGCCGATGATCCCGAACGCCACGCCGGGCACGCACAGGTCCGCGTAGCGGTAGAAGTCCATGCCCTTGCGCCGCGCGTAGTACAGCATGACCAGAATCCCGCCGATCAGGCCGCCGTGAATGCTGATGCCGCCCTGCCGGAGGTTGATGATGTCCAGCAGCACGCGCGGGAACGGCGTGTTCTCAAACTGGTTCCAGGAGGTCACCACGAACACCAGCCGCGCGCCCACCAGTCCCCAGATGATCATCCAGAGAATCATGTCGTTGAACAGGTCCACGTTCAGGCCGCGCTCGCGCGCCATTTTCGTGCCGACCCACACGCCCGCCACGATACCGAGCGTGATCAGCACGCCATACCAGGCAATCGTAAAACTGCCTATCTGAAGAAATACAGGATCCATACGTGCCTCGCAGTCTAGGGCTTTCTGCCCGCCGGGGTCCGGGCCACTGAGCCCGGGACCCGGCAGTCAGGGAAAGGCGCGTCCGGCTGCTGCGAGCCTGGACGCGCCAAGTGAAGGGGGAGAGCGACGAGGGTTACAGGCCCAACGCGGGCGTCTCGTCGGGCGCCGTCTCGGGGGGCGGCAGGCGGAACACGCGGGACAGGATCACGCCCAGTTCGTACAGCACGTACAGCGGCACGGCCACGATCAGCATGCTGGTGGGGTCCGGGGTGGGCGTGATGATCGCGGCGAACACCATGATCACGACCAGCGCGATACGCCAGCCCTTGCGCAGCAGCACGTGGTTCACGATCCCGATCCGGGTCAGGATCACGGCCAGGATCGGCAGCTCGAACGACAGGCCGAACGCCACCAGGAAGGTCGTGACCGTCCCGATGTAACTGCCCAGACTCAGGATCGGCGTGACCGCCCCGTTCAGGAAGTCCAGCAGGAACCGCACCATGGTCGGCAACACCAGCGTGTACCCGAAGATCGCGCCCACGATGAACGAGAAGCCCGCCCCGATGATGAACGGCAGTGCCCAGCGGCGCTCGTGGTCGTACAGGCCCGGCGCGATGAACGCCCACACCTGCGTCAGCATGAACGGCAGCGCGATCGCCAGTCCCGCCCAGAACGACAGGTTCAGGCTCAGGATGAACTGATCGGTCAGGTTCAGCGTGACCAGCTGCACCTTGTCCTGCTGGTACAGCACCGAGGCGTTCAGGGGCACCTTGACCAGTTCCAGCAGTTGCAGGCGGTACTGGAAGGCGGCAATCATGCCGATCACCAGGAAGACCGCGCTGATCACGATACGTTTACGCAGTTCCTCCAGGTGGTCGAACAGCGGCGCGCTTTTCAGGTTGGCGTTGGGATCGGCGGTCATGGTCCGGTCCTCAGTTACGCCGTTCGGTGACGGGCGCAGCGTGCTCGGTGACGATGGGCGCGCCTGTCACGGGGTCCAGCTGACGCGAGGCGACGTCCGTGACGGGCACGACCGGCTCGTGCGTTTCCTTCTTGAATTCCTTGATGCCCTGCCCGAGGCCCTTCCCGAGTTCCGGGAGTTTGCGGGCGCCGAACACCAGGGCGATAACGACAACGATCAGGATGATTTCCAGGGGTCCCATGAGTGGCTCCTTACGGGCCGGGCAGGTGCGCGGCCACGGGTGAATGAGGTCGGGGGTGGCGGAGGGGGCGGGCAGAGGGGGCCGGAGCGTCCGGTCACGCGGTCCGGGCGGGCAGGCTCTTCTAACATGAAGGTATGCGATGAGGCCGGAATCGGATCAGGCGCAGCTCACCTATCAAACCTTAATGGGGGTCTGTCAAACAGGAGTGAGAGGCGTGCCGGTCGGCGCGGTACCCCTGTCTCCTGCCGCCCTACAGCGGTTTTCGGTTCTCCTTCGCAGCTCTGCGAGGCCGCCCGGTTCAGGTCGATTTCGGGAATCATACCCGGGGCTGACCTGAACACCGCTCTCAGATGCTCCAGCCACCGTCGACCAGCAGTTCCTGCCCGGTGGTGTACGCCGCCTCGCGGGAGGCCAGGAACGCCACGGCCGCCGCGACCTCGTTCGGCTCTCCGAAGCGCCGGGCCGGAATGCGCGCCGCGAGCTTCTGCGCCTCCTGCGGGTCGGCGTGCAGCTGCCGCAGCCGCTCGGTGGCGGTGTAGCCGGGCGCGACTGTGTTGCAGGTCACGCCGTCCGGGGCGACCTCCAGCGCCAGCGTCCGCAGGTAATTGGTCACCCCGGCCCGCAGCGCGTTGCTGACCGGCAGGGTGGGGGCGGGGCGGCCCACCGTCAGGCTCGTGATGGCGATCACCCGCCCCCACCCGCGCGCGCGCATGCCCGGCACGGTCGCGTTCGCCAGCCGCACGGTGCTCATGAAGGTCGTCTGGAAGCCCTGCGCCCAGGCGTCCTCGCTGACCCCGCTGGGCAGTCCGGCCGCCGGGCCGCCCGCGTTACTGACCAGGATGTCCACGTCGCCCGCCGCCGCCACGGCCGCCTCCACACCCTCAGGTGTGCTGACATCCGCCACCACCCAGCGCGCCCCGATCGCGTCGGCGGCGCATTTCAGGGCGTCCTCGCCGCGCGCCGCGACCGTCACGTGCGCCCCCATGCGGATCAGGTCGTGCGCCGCCGCCAGCCCGATGCCCTTACTGCCGCCCGTCACCAGCGCGCGCCTGCCGTCCAGTCGAAACAGCGTCATACCCACCAGGGTACACCCACCCCCCATGACCCCGCCGGGCAGGCGTTACCCTGCCGCCATGACCCACCCCGACTCCGCCCTTCCCGACCCTGCCCGGCTGGCCGCCCTGATCGTGGTCGCCACGCCCGGCGAGGCCGCGCACCTGACCGACCTGAGCGCGCCCTTCCGGGAGCGGCTGCGTGTGCAGGTTCTGGTCAGTGGCGTGGGGCCGGTCGCGGCGGCCCTCGCCACGCAGCGCGCCCTGCTGGCCGCCCCGTACGCCCTGGCGATCAGCGCCGGGATCGGCGGCGCGTATCCCGCCTCGGGCCTGCAGGCGGGCGATCTGGCCGTGTCCAGCCGCATCATCCAGGCGGACCTGGGCGCGTGGGACGACGGGCAGTTCCTGGATTTCACGGCGCTGGGCCTGTCCGTGCTGCCCGGACCACTGGAGTCACCCGAACCGCACGCTGATCCGGACGTGCAGGCCGGGCACTTTCCCGCCTGGGAGAAGGCCGCGCAGGTCGCGGCGCGCAGCGGGGCGCGGCTGGGGCCACTGCTGACGCTGGGCAGCGTCACGGGCGACCACGGGGCGGCGCGGCACCTCCAGGCCCGGCACCCCGGCGCACTCACCGAGGGCATGGAGGGGGCCGGGGTGGCGCACGCCGCGCTGCTGGCGGGCGTGCCCAGCCTGGAAGTACGCGGCGTGAGCAACCCCGTCGGCCCGCGCGACCGCGCCGCGTGGCGCATCCCGCAGGCACTGGCCGCGACCCGCCGGGGCGTGGAGGCCGCGCTGCTGACCCTGCTCGACTGAACCGCGCCGCCCCACTGGACTGGGGGCGGCGCGGTATCGGTCCAGCCGGTCAGGTCAGTTGGGGTTCAGGAGCGTCTGCACCGGCGTGACCTGCGCGGGGAAACTGACCGTGACGTTCACGGTCGTTCCAGCGGGCGTGGCGGGGTCCACGTTGATCCAGTGGCTCGCCAGGACCGGCGGGTTCGGCTGCGGGTCGATGGCGCGCACCAGCACGCGCCCCTGCGCCGGCACGAACGCGCACCAGCTTTCCGGCGCGGCTGTGAACGCCCGGACGGGCAGCACGCTCTGCAGGGTCAGGTCGTCGGGCGTCGCCCAGTACTCGATCAGCAGGCTCGCCTGCGTGCGGTTCAGGTCGGGGCGGGCCACGTCCAGTTGAATCTCGACGCTGTCGGCCTTGCCGGACACGAGGTTCATCCAGCCCGGGACCACCAGGCGGCCGCTGCTGGCGCTCTTGAACTGTTGCGGGGCGGGATCAGTCATGCGCTACAGACTACCGCCTGAACGGTCACACGGTTCCGACAGGGCCGCCCGGCGCAGGTACGCTGTGAACTACTCGCTCTGAATGGTGCGGGTCAGAGCGCGCACGGCCAGGAAGCCCACCACGAAGAACAGCAGGGGCAGCAGGTTCACGCTGAGCTCGGAGTCTTTCTCGGGTTCCAGCGGGTTCTGACGGCGGTACTTGATCATGCGCCCCAGCCTACGGCACCCGCCTCCCGGAAACGCACGCCGGTCTTAAGGGTCGCTTGCGAGTCCCGACCACCCGGCCTCCTGTCCAGCCC includes:
- the mqnB gene encoding futalosine hydrolase; the encoded protein is MTHPDSALPDPARLAALIVVATPGEAAHLTDLSAPFRERLRVQVLVSGVGPVAAALATQRALLAAPYALAISAGIGGAYPASGLQAGDLAVSSRIIQADLGAWDDGQFLDFTALGLSVLPGPLESPEPHADPDVQAGHFPAWEKAAQVAARSGARLGPLLTLGSVTGDHGAARHLQARHPGALTEGMEGAGVAHAALLAGVPSLEVRGVSNPVGPRDRAAWRIPQALAATRRGVEAALLTLLD
- a CDS encoding uracil-DNA glycosylase — encoded protein: MTDPAPQQFKSASSGRLVVPGWMNLVSGKADSVEIQLDVARPDLNRTQASLLIEYWATPDDLTLQSVLPVRAFTAAPESWCAFVPAQGRVLVRAIDPQPNPPVLASHWINVDPATPAGTTVNVTVSFPAQVTPVQTLLNPN